The following are from one region of the Vitis riparia cultivar Riparia Gloire de Montpellier isolate 1030 chromosome 9, EGFV_Vit.rip_1.0, whole genome shotgun sequence genome:
- the LOC117921647 gene encoding uncharacterized protein LOC117921647, protein MNNRDWVEAALMNQSVVAELLIRLKYSDPAPMRSSHGVAVDWSVRQRRSKQILKEKGEPARDSPSTPLSWRSATSASGGATDVEDSTRADKASDMRSKNIAVGESSNIRKQRKRKTFAELKEEEELLLKERNHLQMELQTFTMNLKKQRAKNEHLKRVKLGTQSPPAKKAVAPSLAFKPVADQPHKQKAACDLSHPAPMVPTTVIGSGEYAVPHQYLPNGSSKVQAVVKKEPRFLLPDLNRPLEEDFSS, encoded by the exons ATGAACAACCGCGATTGGGTTGAAGCTGCTCTTATGAACCAGTCCGTGGTGGCTGAGCTGCTGATTCGGCTCAAGTACTCCGACCCCGCCCCGATGCGGAGCTCTCATGGAGTTGCCGTCGACTGGAGCGTCCGACAGCGTCGCTCCAAGCAGATACTCAAGGAAAAAGGCGAGCCCGCCAGAGACAGCCCCAGTACGCCGCTTTCTTGGAGAAGCGCCACCTCCGCTAGCGGTGGCGCTACGGACGTCGAGGATTCCACCCGAGCCGATAAGGCATCCGACATGAGATCTAAG AATATTGCTGTCGGTGAATCATCTAACATCAGGAAGCAACGAAAGAGAAAG ACTTTTGCTGAACTTAAAGAGGAGGAGGAGTTGCTGCTGAAGGAAAGGAATCATCTGCAGATG GAACTGCAAACTTTCactatgaatttgaaaaaacagaGAGCAAAAAATGAACACTTGAAAAGAGTGAAG CTTGGTACACAATCACCTCCTGCAAAGAAGGCAGTTGCCCCATCTCTTGCATTCAAACCTGTGGCTGATCAACCTCATAAACAGAAAGCCGCTTGTGATCTGAGTCACCCAGCTCCAATGGTGCCCACAACAGTCATAGGCAGTGGTGAGTATGCTGTACCACACCAATATTTACCTAATGGTTCTTCAAAAGTTCAAGCTGTAGTGAAAAAGGAGCCTAGATTCCTGCTACCTGACCTAAACCGGCCTCTGGAGGAGGATTTCAGCTCTTAG